The following proteins are co-located in the Vidua macroura isolate BioBank_ID:100142 chromosome 1, ASM2450914v1, whole genome shotgun sequence genome:
- the DIPK1C gene encoding divergent protein kinase domain 1C isoform X1, translated as MRGLKRLRLKIWRRCALLLLLLWAACWVAVSAALFLLHRSVFSESCTDEKSHRILARLCLDYSSGALTGDLCEDLCVAQKLVYKHCLYYDRGKKVIQADWRGQPIILKSKKESFSSYQHLSMLEEVETQDIPETELLLMVALEVKNALGLELSNNTMGPLWTRKKGPRWKAQVASMWSLLQQEEYIYFSLLQDFSKHVLRIIGSCGHFYAVEYLTAGHAWHKTLFPLENVIGPSLTGHRSRVRAIIDIALSFLDMVQHFDNDFSHRLHLCDIKPENFAIRHDLTVVAIDVDMAFFEPKMRDILEQKCTGDEDCNFFDCFSKCNLKIRKCGAQRANNNLQVICDKIFRRWFSPNLRGPLVSLPLQLQLQKAVQECAQPGHTGATGHQRTLKSLSELYHLLRVTQRELQGAE; from the exons ATGAGGGGCTTAAAGCGGCTGCGGCTCAAAATCTGGCGGCGATgcgccctgctgctgctcctcctctgggCTGCCTGCTGGGTGGCGGTGAGCGCTGCGCTGTTCCTCCTCCACAGGAGCGTCTTCTCCGAGAGCTGCACGGACGAGAAAAGCCACCGGATCCTGGCCAGGCTG TGCCTCGACTACAGCAGTGGAGCCCTGACTGGGGACCTCTGTGAAGACCTGTGTGTGGCACAGAAGCTGGTGTACAAACACTGCCTCTACTATGACAGAGGTAAGAAGGTCATTCAGGCTGATTGGAGAGGACAGCCCATCatactgaaatccaaaaaagaaagtttttccAGCTACCAGCACCTCAGTATGCTAGAGGAGGTGGAAACACAGGATATCCCTGAAACAGAGCTTCTGCTTATGGTAGCTCTGGAGGTCAAAAATGCCCTGGGGCTAGAACTGTCTAACAATACCATGGGGCCCCTGTGGACAAGGAAGAAGGGACCACGTTGGAAAGCACAGGTGGCCAGCATGTGGTCCTTGCTCCAGCAGGAAGAATATATCTACTTCAGTTTGCTGCAGGACTTCAGCAAACATGTGCTACGAATTATTGGCTCTTGTGGACACTTTTATGCTGTAGAGTATCTCACAGCTGGACATGCCTGGCACAAAACtctttttcccctggaaaacGTGATCGGCCCCTCCCTTACTGGACACAGAAGCAGGGTGAGAGCCATCATTGACATTGCACTCAGCTTTCTGGACATGGTGCAGCATTTTGATAACGATTTCTCTCACCGACTTCACCTGTGTGACATCAAACCAGAAAACTTCGCTATCAGGCACGATCTCACG GTGGTGGCCATTGATGTGGATATGGCCTTTTTTGAACCCAAAATGAGAGACATCCTGGAACAGAAGTGCACAGGAGACGAAGATTGTAATTTCTTTGAttgcttttcaaaatgcaatctgaaaatcagaaaatgtggagcacagagagccaaTAACAACTTGCAA gtAATTTGTGACAAAATATTCCGTCGCTGGTTTTCCCCAAATCTCAGAGGACCACTGGtttccctgcccctgcagctgcagctgcagaaagccGTGCAGGAGTGTGCTCAGCCGGGGCACACGGGTGCCACCGGGCACCAGAGGACTCTGAAATCTCTCTCCGAGCTGTACCACCTGCTGCGGGTCACTCAGCGAGAACTGCAAGGGGCAGAGTAG
- the DIPK1C gene encoding divergent protein kinase domain 1C isoform X2, with protein MRPAAAPPLGCLLGGGERCAVPPPQERLLRELHGREKPPDPGQAGVWFCYEYSALSLQCLDYSSGALTGDLCEDLCVAQKLVYKHCLYYDRGKKVIQADWRGQPIILKSKKESFSSYQHLSMLEEVETQDIPETELLLMVALEVKNALGLELSNNTMGPLWTRKKGPRWKAQVASMWSLLQQEEYIYFSLLQDFSKHVLRIIGSCGHFYAVEYLTAGHAWHKTLFPLENVIGPSLTGHRSRVRAIIDIALSFLDMVQHFDNDFSHRLHLCDIKPENFAIRHDLTVVAIDVDMAFFEPKMRDILEQKCTGDEDCNFFDCFSKCNLKIRKCGAQRANNNLQVICDKIFRRWFSPNLRGPLVSLPLQLQLQKAVQECAQPGHTGATGHQRTLKSLSELYHLLRVTQRELQGAE; from the exons ATgcgccctgctgctgctcctcctctgggCTGCCTGCTGGGTGGCGGTGAGCGCTGCGCTGTTCCTCCTCCACAGGAGCGTCTTCTCCGAGAGCTGCACGGACGAGAAAAGCCACCGGATCCTGGCCAGGCTG GGGTATGGTTCTGCTATGAATATTCTGCTCTTTCACTCCAGTGCCTCGACTACAGCAGTGGAGCCCTGACTGGGGACCTCTGTGAAGACCTGTGTGTGGCACAGAAGCTGGTGTACAAACACTGCCTCTACTATGACAGAGGTAAGAAGGTCATTCAGGCTGATTGGAGAGGACAGCCCATCatactgaaatccaaaaaagaaagtttttccAGCTACCAGCACCTCAGTATGCTAGAGGAGGTGGAAACACAGGATATCCCTGAAACAGAGCTTCTGCTTATGGTAGCTCTGGAGGTCAAAAATGCCCTGGGGCTAGAACTGTCTAACAATACCATGGGGCCCCTGTGGACAAGGAAGAAGGGACCACGTTGGAAAGCACAGGTGGCCAGCATGTGGTCCTTGCTCCAGCAGGAAGAATATATCTACTTCAGTTTGCTGCAGGACTTCAGCAAACATGTGCTACGAATTATTGGCTCTTGTGGACACTTTTATGCTGTAGAGTATCTCACAGCTGGACATGCCTGGCACAAAACtctttttcccctggaaaacGTGATCGGCCCCTCCCTTACTGGACACAGAAGCAGGGTGAGAGCCATCATTGACATTGCACTCAGCTTTCTGGACATGGTGCAGCATTTTGATAACGATTTCTCTCACCGACTTCACCTGTGTGACATCAAACCAGAAAACTTCGCTATCAGGCACGATCTCACG GTGGTGGCCATTGATGTGGATATGGCCTTTTTTGAACCCAAAATGAGAGACATCCTGGAACAGAAGTGCACAGGAGACGAAGATTGTAATTTCTTTGAttgcttttcaaaatgcaatctgaaaatcagaaaatgtggagcacagagagccaaTAACAACTTGCAA gtAATTTGTGACAAAATATTCCGTCGCTGGTTTTCCCCAAATCTCAGAGGACCACTGGtttccctgcccctgcagctgcagctgcagaaagccGTGCAGGAGTGTGCTCAGCCGGGGCACACGGGTGCCACCGGGCACCAGAGGACTCTGAAATCTCTCTCCGAGCTGTACCACCTGCTGCGGGTCACTCAGCGAGAACTGCAAGGGGCAGAGTAG